From a single Fusobacterium ulcerans ATCC 49185 genomic region:
- a CDS encoding nucleotide pyrophosphohydrolase yields the protein MEKFDRINELVKKFRDDRDWSQFHNPKDLAISLSIEAAELLECFQWKSSVEAEENNYQDIKYEMADVAVYLLLMSDKMGIDLLDAVEEKMKLNEEKYPVEKAKGCSKKYNQL from the coding sequence ATGGAAAAATTTGACAGAATAAATGAGCTTGTAAAAAAATTTAGAGATGACAGAGATTGGAGCCAGTTTCATAATCCTAAAGATTTAGCAATATCTCTTTCTATTGAAGCAGCTGAATTACTGGAATGTTTTCAGTGGAAGAGCAGTGTGGAAGCTGAAGAGAATAACTATCAGGATATAAAATATGAAATGGCTGATGTAGCAGTTTATCTTCTTTTAATGAGTGATAAAATGGGAATAGATTTGTTGGATGCAGTGGAAGAGAAAATGAAACTTAATGAAGAGAAATATCCAGTAGAAAAAGCTAAGGGATGTTCAAAAAAATATAATCAATTGTAA